One Planktothrix sp. FACHB-1365 genomic window carries:
- a CDS encoding exonuclease: MKRTYINGQFCYQDEKGIRLPSVTTILKATQPIESVAALSNWRNKVGNTEANRMASMGRRRGKLLHQWVKDYLQGLSPVADSSIQPYCYSLKSVLEKLSDVQLIETVVPNYVEGYAGKVDLVARYQDVPCIIELTTAEQPKQQIRKLYDKPLQLVAYGGAINRYYRDSLFGSKIVNGLIIVALRDQDAEEFMIEREQLIIYWQEWLQRLEKYVKKAA; this comes from the coding sequence ATGAAAAGAACCTACATTAATGGACAGTTTTGCTACCAAGACGAAAAAGGAATCCGGCTACCATCCGTTACCACCATACTGAAGGCTACACAACCGATTGAGTCTGTAGCTGCTCTCTCTAATTGGCGCAATAAGGTAGGAAATACAGAAGCAAATCGTATGGCTTCAATGGGTCGTCGCCGAGGAAAATTATTGCATCAATGGGTTAAGGATTATTTACAAGGGTTATCTCCTGTTGCTGATAGCTCAATTCAACCTTATTGTTATAGTCTGAAATCCGTTTTAGAGAAACTCAGCGATGTACAGTTAATTGAGACAGTTGTGCCAAATTATGTCGAAGGATATGCTGGGAAAGTTGATTTAGTTGCTCGTTATCAAGATGTTCCCTGTATTATTGAATTGACAACGGCTGAACAACCGAAACAGCAAATCAGAAAACTTTATGATAAGCCATTACAACTGGTTGCTTATGGAGGTGCAATTAATCGCTATTATAGAGATAGTTTGTTTGGTTCTAAGATTGTTAACGGTTTGATTATTGTTGCGCTTCGGGATCAAGATGCAGAAGAATTTATGATAGAAAGGGAACAATTGATTATTTATTGGCAGGAATGGTTACAACGGTTGGAAAAGTATGTTAAAAAAGCTGCCTGA
- a CDS encoding RNA-guided endonuclease TnpB family protein: MVQITRTIKLKFVDLNRCKAQMFEQMTEENTRIANKLLLLPIKERRKMTTAKIMSELKSALVNQVIRHTTSPTGRKTKQYKVLPVEVNNQNWKLTLKGNTYSISFPTLKGEKRIPIEVASPHWQPVLGGLLKGIIQGGSFKLIKHRNKWYAYLSITEDVPEVETEKRLGCDRGQNNLAVVAPQQGFGKFFKGHSVKHRRRYFQQRRKQLQEAKKFRALKKWDKKERRWMDAINHTVSRRIIRFAEYHNADVVIEDLEGCRNTMKQNQKSRSDSGESRHNWSYYSLEQKLNYKLALKGLKLIKRPAPYTSKSCSTCGVIGKRNRQDFNCPNGHYYNSDLNAARNLSQWDGFSCDLNLKRDASVMDSSGLDHGVLGTPLNSMNTVKQEYIQLSLFDWARYENPTP, encoded by the coding sequence ATGGTACAAATAACTCGGACGATTAAATTGAAATTCGTGGATCTCAACCGTTGTAAAGCTCAGATGTTTGAGCAAATGACGGAGGAAAACACACGGATTGCCAATAAGTTGTTGTTATTGCCGATTAAAGAACGGCGTAAAATGACAACAGCTAAAATCATGTCCGAGTTAAAATCTGCCTTGGTTAACCAAGTAATCCGACATACCACATCACCCACAGGTCGTAAGACTAAACAATATAAAGTTCTTCCAGTAGAAGTCAATAACCAAAACTGGAAGTTGACTTTAAAAGGGAATACCTATTCAATTAGTTTTCCAACCCTCAAAGGTGAAAAAAGAATCCCTATTGAAGTCGCATCTCCCCATTGGCAACCCGTTTTAGGCGGACTACTGAAGGGGATAATTCAAGGAGGTTCTTTTAAATTGATCAAACATCGAAATAAATGGTATGCCTATCTGTCAATTACCGAGGATGTTCCAGAAGTTGAGACAGAGAAAAGATTAGGGTGTGACCGAGGACAGAATAATTTAGCGGTAGTTGCACCTCAACAGGGTTTTGGTAAGTTCTTTAAAGGTCACAGTGTTAAGCATCGAAGACGTTATTTTCAACAACGAAGAAAACAACTTCAAGAAGCTAAAAAGTTTCGAGCTTTAAAAAAATGGGACAAAAAAGAACGACGATGGATGGATGCAATTAACCATACCGTCAGTCGTCGAATTATTCGTTTTGCCGAATACCATAACGCTGATGTTGTGATTGAAGATTTGGAAGGTTGTCGAAATACAATGAAACAGAACCAGAAATCTCGTTCTGATTCCGGTGAATCTCGACATAATTGGTCTTATTATTCTTTGGAGCAGAAGCTTAATTATAAGTTGGCTCTAAAAGGATTGAAATTAATCAAAAGACCTGCGCCATATACATCCAAATCTTGCTCAACTTGTGGTGTTATTGGCAAAAGAAATCGACAGGATTTCAATTGCCCTAATGGTCACTACTATAATTCCGATCTTAATGCTGCACGAAACCTATCTCAATGGGACGGTTTCTCATGTGATTTGAACCTAAAGAGAGATGCTTCTGTAATGGATTCATCCGGTTTGGATCATGGGGTGCTTGGCACACCCCTGAACTCGATGAATACAGTTAAACAAGAGTATATTCAACTATCTCTGTTTGACTGGGCTAGATACGAGAATCCCACCCCTTAG
- a CDS encoding Calvin cycle protein CP12 gives MNNINELIEKELEEARAVCDVSGATSKECAAAWDAVEELQAEASHQKQDKPKTSFQVYCDDNPDAAECRLYED, from the coding sequence ATGAACAACATCAACGAACTCATCGAAAAAGAACTGGAAGAAGCGCGTGCAGTCTGCGATGTTAGCGGCGCCACTTCTAAAGAATGTGCGGCAGCTTGGGATGCTGTGGAAGAATTACAAGCTGAAGCTTCACACCAAAAACAAGACAAACCTAAAACCTCTTTCCAAGTTTATTGCGACGATAACCCCGATGCGGCTGAATGTCGGCTTTATGAAGATTAA
- the pds gene encoding 15-cis-phytoene desaturase — protein MRVAIAGAGLAGLACAKYLTDLGHTPIVLERRDVLGGKVAAWKDEDGDWYETGLHIFFGAYPNMLQLFKELDIEDRLQWKEHSMIFNQPEKPGTYSRFDFPNIPAPFNGVVAILRNNDMLTWPEKIRFGLGLIPAMLQGQKYVEEMDKYSFSEWLKLHNVPPRVEKEVFIAMSKALNFINPDEISSTVILTALNRFLQEKNGSKMAFLDGSPTERLCQPLVDYITERGGEVRLNAPIKEFLLNEDGSVKGFLIRGLNDSSDEVLTADLYVSAMPVDPLKVMLPQPWQDMDYFKQLEGLEGVPVINVHLWFDRKLTNVDHLLFSRSPLLSVYADMSNTCKEYSNPDRSMLELVLAPAKDWISKSDEDIVAATMAELEKLFPEEIPHPAKLLKSHVVKTPRSVYKATPGRQAHRPSQKTPIPNFYLTGDYTMQRYLASMEGAVLSGKLTAQAIQEDLTSDRFLALSAPSANVASPSPIPS, from the coding sequence ATGCGAGTTGCGATCGCTGGAGCAGGTTTAGCGGGACTGGCTTGTGCCAAGTATCTCACCGATCTTGGACACACTCCTATCGTCTTAGAACGACGGGACGTTTTGGGGGGGAAAGTCGCAGCCTGGAAAGATGAAGACGGCGACTGGTACGAAACCGGGTTGCATATTTTCTTCGGGGCTTATCCCAATATGTTGCAGTTATTCAAAGAACTGGACATCGAAGATCGGCTGCAATGGAAAGAACATTCCATGATCTTCAACCAACCGGAGAAACCCGGAACCTATTCCCGGTTTGACTTTCCTAATATCCCTGCCCCCTTTAACGGGGTAGTGGCTATTCTTCGTAATAATGATATGCTGACCTGGCCGGAAAAAATTCGGTTTGGTTTAGGATTAATTCCCGCCATGCTCCAGGGTCAAAAATACGTCGAGGAGATGGATAAATACTCTTTCTCAGAATGGCTGAAACTCCACAACGTTCCGCCAAGGGTTGAGAAAGAAGTCTTTATTGCTATGTCTAAAGCTTTAAATTTCATCAACCCCGATGAAATATCCTCAACGGTGATTTTAACCGCTTTAAATCGTTTTCTCCAAGAAAAGAACGGTTCTAAAATGGCATTTTTAGACGGTTCTCCCACGGAACGGCTGTGTCAACCTCTGGTAGATTACATCACAGAACGCGGTGGAGAAGTGCGTCTGAATGCCCCGATTAAAGAATTTTTACTCAACGAAGATGGAAGCGTCAAAGGGTTTTTAATTCGCGGGTTAAACGATAGCTCCGATGAGGTGTTAACGGCTGATCTCTACGTTTCTGCCATGCCCGTTGACCCCCTGAAGGTGATGTTACCCCAACCTTGGCAAGACATGGACTATTTCAAACAGCTAGAGGGGTTAGAAGGGGTTCCGGTGATTAACGTGCATTTGTGGTTTGATCGCAAGTTAACAAATGTTGACCATTTGCTGTTTTCCCGTTCTCCCTTACTCAGCGTCTATGCAGATATGAGTAATACCTGTAAAGAGTATTCCAATCCTGACCGTTCTATGCTGGAATTGGTATTGGCTCCGGCAAAGGATTGGATTAGTAAATCGGATGAGGACATCGTGGCAGCGACGATGGCAGAGTTGGAGAAACTCTTTCCCGAGGAAATCCCCCACCCCGCCAAATTGCTGAAATCCCACGTCGTGAAAACGCCGCGTTCCGTTTATAAAGCGACTCCTGGGCGACAAGCTCATCGTCCATCCCAGAAAACGCCTATTCCTAATTTCTATCTGACTGGAGATTACACGATGCAGCGTTATTTGGCCAGTATGGAAGGGGCTGTGCTTTCTGGTAAGCTGACAGCACAGGCGATTCAAGAAGATTTGACTTCGGATCGTTTTTTGGCTTTGTCTGCGCCATCGGCTAACGTTGCTTCCCCAAGTCCTATTCCTTCCTAG
- a CDS encoding DUF3177 family protein gives MFNPLLAVQSPWIQPFVWMDYRLAVIFTVILPLVISIWAFVGKVEAIQRLMVIYWRVASLLMITVYLMIAALPISFLSSIMARILIPISLWFWADLNEEVSEMPASALKLVFTAWRWAVTVYNSLGAIAFIPFLHCAFFKGQKELLADPNCRVWLDPPWLYKATFHPNLTEQFLGFLALVGLAFYILCLGYFVFFKLGKQGRSAMG, from the coding sequence ATGTTCAATCCTTTACTGGCTGTACAATCTCCTTGGATTCAACCGTTCGTCTGGATGGATTATCGATTAGCGGTTATCTTTACAGTTATCCTGCCGTTAGTGATCTCAATTTGGGCGTTTGTTGGGAAAGTAGAAGCGATTCAACGGTTAATGGTTATCTATTGGCGTGTTGCTAGTTTGTTAATGATTACCGTGTATTTAATGATCGCGGCTCTACCGATTAGTTTTCTTTCCTCAATTATGGCACGGATTTTAATTCCGATTAGCCTTTGGTTTTGGGCGGATCTCAATGAAGAAGTTTCAGAAATGCCCGCTTCAGCCCTCAAGTTAGTTTTTACGGCTTGGCGGTGGGCTGTGACCGTTTATAATAGTTTAGGTGCGATCGCTTTCATTCCTTTCTTACATTGTGCATTTTTTAAAGGTCAAAAAGAATTATTAGCCGATCCAAATTGTCGGGTATGGTTAGATCCCCCTTGGTTATATAAAGCAACCTTTCATCCCAACTTAACTGAGCAATTTTTAGGCTTTTTAGCTTTAGTGGGTTTAGCATTTTATATTCTGTGTTTAGGTTATTTTGTATTCTTTAAATTAGGAAAACAAGGACGTTCAGCTATGGGGTAA
- the tnpA gene encoding IS200/IS605 family transposase has product MKNQYKRKNTSVSLINYHFVFCPKRRKRVLVNEVGRRLEEIIYQKAKELECDILALEIMPDHVHLFISCHPLIAPYQIMFRIKGASSRILRKEFPHLLKLPSLWSRSYYCGTAGSVSSETIKKYIANQNSH; this is encoded by the coding sequence ATGAAAAATCAATACAAAAGAAAAAACACATCAGTTAGCCTGATTAACTATCATTTTGTCTTTTGCCCAAAAAGGCGAAAAAGGGTATTGGTCAACGAAGTCGGCAGAAGATTGGAGGAAATTATCTACCAAAAAGCAAAAGAGCTAGAATGTGATATTCTAGCTCTGGAAATAATGCCCGACCATGTGCATTTATTCATTAGTTGCCACCCTTTGATTGCTCCATATCAAATTATGTTCAGAATCAAAGGAGCATCATCAAGAATATTGAGAAAAGAATTTCCTCATTTACTTAAACTACCTTCTTTATGGAGTCGGAGCTATTATTGTGGGACGGCTGGTTCTGTTTCTAGTGAAACTATCAAAAAATATATTGCTAACCAAAACTCTCATTAA
- a CDS encoding transposase — protein MPYNPNIHHRRSIRLKGYNYTQPGGYFITICTKEKQCLFGDIVQGEMRFNSLGAIAFNIWQQIPETFPHVELDYFVIMPNHIHGILIFHEILSDPPFPVGVRRASPLHRTSLSQLEISAKSTQQPHGAAPKSLGAVVGWYKSSVSKLINKICNNSGQGLIWQRDYYEEIIRDERALNHIIKYIVENPARWDDDPEHPPLNPIKPELLIDLPF, from the coding sequence ATGCCCTACAATCCAAACATTCATCATCGTCGTTCTATTCGTTTAAAAGGATACAATTATACTCAGCCTGGGGGATATTTTATTACAATTTGTACAAAAGAAAAACAATGTTTGTTTGGAGATATTGTTCAAGGTGAAATGCGATTTAATTCTTTAGGTGCGATCGCCTTCAATATTTGGCAACAAATTCCTGAAACATTTCCTCATGTTGAATTAGATTATTTTGTCATCATGCCTAATCATATTCATGGCATTTTAATCTTTCATGAAATCCTTTCAGATCCTCCATTCCCCGTAGGGGTGAGGCGCGCCTCGCCCCTACACCGGACATCATTATCACAACTAGAAATCTCAGCAAAATCAACACAACAACCTCATGGTGCTGCCCCAAAATCCTTGGGTGCTGTTGTGGGTTGGTATAAATCTTCTGTTTCTAAATTGATTAATAAAATTTGTAATAATTCCGGTCAAGGATTAATTTGGCAACGAGATTATTATGAAGAAATTATCCGAGATGAAAGGGCTTTAAATCATATTATAAAATATATCGTTGAAAATCCTGCCCGTTGGGATGACGATCCAGAACATCCCCCTTTAAATCCCATTAAACCTGAATTACTGATTGATCTACCCTTTTAA
- a CDS encoding NACHT domain-containing NTPase produces MQNFDPENFDRFGLSKKTDKRIPGIEAVKKYLKLMVLGNPGAGKTTFLKHLAFQCNKANLKAELVPIFITLKQFAEIEEKPSLLEYITHILDDYDVSGKQIDILLKYGKLLILLDGLDEVKVEDNNRIIKQVCNLSDKFHKNKFVISCRIAAKTYNFDKFTEVEVADFDQKQINTFVGKWFNGEESAIAEQFIEQLEQNCRIQELATNPLLLTLLCLVFEDSLKFPAHRSELYEEGIDILLKKWDETRNIERDQVYKNLSLQRKKDLLSQIALTTFERGDYFFKQKELEQYISDYIHNLPDAQNDPEALQLDSEAVLKSIEAQHGLLVERAQKIYSFSHLTFQEYFTAKKIVINCNSYSSDQDDWQILISRIHNKRWREVFLLVVEMLPSADFLLFLIKRHIDGLLATDEKLQQFLYWVNRKSCSVQVPFKKNAVRAFYFDVTLAPASKSSPDLECSLGLAFKLDSNLEFHENFEIIPIDLKLDFCLSATLAHAIDNGIDPDFVVPECGFNFNLWKSLQKLEQEIPDWRDHLLFAQWISENGQTWTEKYRSLMIKYRKIGYNWQFNEEQNKLLKKYSDANELLIDCLNSGCKVSPNVRDEIEQTLLLPISEIHPK; encoded by the coding sequence TTGCAAAACTTTGATCCTGAAAATTTTGATCGTTTTGGACTTAGCAAAAAAACTGATAAACGAATACCAGGAATAGAAGCGGTTAAGAAATACTTAAAATTGATGGTATTAGGTAATCCAGGAGCAGGAAAAACCACGTTTTTAAAACATTTAGCTTTCCAGTGTAATAAAGCGAATTTAAAAGCTGAACTTGTACCAATTTTTATTACACTCAAGCAATTTGCAGAAATTGAAGAAAAACCGAGTTTACTTGAATATATAACTCACATCCTAGATGATTATGATGTTTCTGGTAAACAGATAGATATTCTATTAAAGTATGGTAAATTGTTGATTTTACTGGATGGTTTGGATGAAGTAAAAGTTGAGGATAACAATCGTATAATCAAACAAGTTTGTAATTTATCTGATAAGTTTCACAAAAATAAATTTGTAATATCTTGTAGAATTGCAGCCAAAACCTATAATTTTGATAAATTTACAGAAGTTGAAGTTGCAGATTTTGATCAAAAACAGATTAACACTTTTGTTGGTAAATGGTTTAACGGTGAAGAATCAGCTATAGCAGAACAATTTATTGAACAGCTTGAACAAAATTGTCGAATTCAAGAATTAGCCACTAATCCACTACTTCTAACGTTACTCTGTTTAGTCTTTGAAGACTCACTAAAATTTCCGGCTCATCGTTCAGAACTTTATGAAGAAGGAATTGATATTTTACTAAAAAAATGGGATGAAACACGAAACATAGAACGAGATCAGGTTTACAAAAATCTATCATTACAGCGTAAAAAAGATTTACTAAGTCAAATTGCTTTAACAACATTTGAGCGGGGTGATTATTTCTTTAAACAGAAAGAATTAGAGCAGTATATTTCTGATTACATTCACAATTTACCTGATGCTCAAAATGACCCAGAAGCTTTACAACTGGATAGTGAGGCGGTATTGAAATCAATTGAAGCGCAGCATGGGTTATTGGTGGAGCGGGCGCAAAAAATTTACTCTTTCTCTCACCTGACGTTTCAGGAGTATTTCACAGCAAAAAAAATTGTAATCAATTGTAATTCATATTCATCAGATCAGGATGATTGGCAAATTCTAATTAGTAGAATTCATAATAAACGCTGGAGAGAAGTATTTTTATTAGTTGTTGAGATGTTACCAAGTGCCGACTTTCTGTTATTTTTAATAAAGCGACACATTGATGGGCTTTTAGCAACTGATGAAAAGTTACAGCAGTTTTTGTATTGGGTCAATCGAAAATCTTGTTCAGTTCAAGTTCCCTTTAAAAAAAACGCAGTTCGAGCATTTTACTTCGATGTGACATTAGCTCCTGCTTCCAAATCTTCACCTGATCTCGAATGTTCTCTAGGACTTGCATTTAAGTTGGATTCTAATTTGGAATTTCACGAAAACTTTGAGATCATTCCTATTGATTTAAAACTCGATTTTTGTTTGTCTGCTACTCTCGCTCATGCCATTGACAACGGTATCGATCCTGATTTTGTTGTCCCTGAGTGCGGGTTTAATTTTAACCTATGGAAATCATTACAAAAACTTGAACAGGAAATTCCAGATTGGAGAGATCATCTCTTATTTGCTCAGTGGATATCAGAAAATGGTCAAACTTGGACAGAAAAATACAGAAGTTTGATGATTAAGTATCGCAAGATAGGTTACAACTGGCAGTTTAACGAGGAACAGAATAAATTGCTTAAAAAGTATTCTGATGCTAATGAGTTGCTGATAGATTGTCTCAATAGCGGTTGTAAAGTATCGCCTAACGTGCGTGATGAGATTGAGCAAACATTGTTATTACCAATTTCTGAAATTCACCCTAAATGA